One Thermococcus eurythermalis DNA segment encodes these proteins:
- a CDS encoding FecCD family ABC transporter permease, which translates to MRKWLPALLALSITSIFLGVYFGPVSLGLHDVTESVTYGLKTTLGNGLSWILEGLAEVTHSQTLEEVSRSIAERVSGQPPRYFTIVWQIRMPEVLLAYLVGLALASAGVTSQALFRNPLADPYIIGISSGAALGSAIATLVNPTYMAPFALVFAFLSVFIVYTIARTNGTVPVDTLLLAGIAYGFLANAVTWYIYVTHPHESTLSWMWLLGSFNGSTWRDVGVMLVVSTLGVLFLTWRWRELNLILLGEESIALGLDLHLYRKVFLGVIATLTAFAVYTSGIIGFVGLVSPHIMRLLLGPNHRELTPATALFGGVLLVTADLLARTVAKPTVIPVGVVTALMGAPFFLYLLMRHKRGELIA; encoded by the coding sequence ATGCGGAAATGGCTCCCGGCCCTGCTCGCCCTTTCAATCACCTCAATTTTCCTCGGCGTTTACTTCGGCCCGGTTAGCCTGGGCCTTCACGACGTCACAGAGAGCGTAACCTATGGCCTGAAAACGACCCTCGGAAACGGGCTATCCTGGATTCTAGAGGGGCTCGCCGAGGTCACCCACTCCCAGACCCTTGAGGAGGTTTCCAGGTCAATAGCCGAGCGCGTCTCAGGCCAGCCCCCAAGGTACTTCACAATAGTGTGGCAGATTCGCATGCCCGAAGTCCTCTTGGCATATCTCGTCGGCCTCGCCCTCGCATCGGCCGGCGTCACGAGCCAGGCCCTCTTCCGAAACCCCCTCGCCGACCCGTACATAATAGGCATAAGCTCCGGCGCGGCCCTAGGCTCCGCCATCGCAACGCTGGTTAACCCCACTTACATGGCGCCCTTCGCTCTGGTGTTCGCATTCCTCTCTGTCTTCATAGTCTACACGATAGCGAGAACCAACGGAACCGTCCCGGTAGATACGCTCCTCCTCGCGGGGATTGCCTACGGCTTCCTGGCAAACGCTGTGACGTGGTACATCTACGTGACGCACCCCCACGAGAGCACCCTGAGCTGGATGTGGTTGCTTGGGAGCTTCAACGGGAGCACGTGGCGGGACGTAGGGGTGATGCTCGTCGTCTCGACCCTTGGAGTCCTCTTCCTCACCTGGCGCTGGCGCGAGCTGAACCTAATCCTCCTCGGAGAGGAGAGCATAGCGCTCGGCCTCGACCTGCACCTCTACAGAAAGGTTTTCCTCGGGGTTATAGCGACGCTGACTGCGTTCGCCGTCTACACTTCCGGGATAATAGGCTTCGTGGGCCTCGTGAGCCCCCACATAATGCGCCTGCTCCTCGGCCCGAACCACAGGGAGCTGACGCCCGCAACGGCGCTCTTCGGCGGAGTCCTCCTCGTCACGGCAGACCTGCTGGCCAGAACAGTCGCAAAGCCAACGGTCATCCCGGTCGGCGTAGTGACCGCCCTAATGGGCGCACCGTTCTTCCTCTACCTTCTGATGAGGCACAAGAGGGGTGAGCTGATTGCTTGA
- the psmB gene encoding archaeal proteasome endopeptidase complex subunit beta: protein MEKKTGTTTVGIKAKDGVVLAADTQASLDHMVETLNIKKIIPITDRIAITTAGSVGDVQALARMLEAEARYYQFTWGRPMTAKAMAHLLSNILNENKWFPYMVQIIIGGYVEEPTLANLDPLGGLIFDDYTATGSGSPFAIAVLEEGFRKDMSIEEAKELAIRAVRTAGKRDVYTGNRKVQVVVITKDGMKEEFVEFKE from the coding sequence GTGGAGAAGAAGACCGGAACAACAACGGTGGGAATAAAGGCCAAGGATGGCGTTGTTCTTGCAGCTGATACGCAGGCCTCACTTGACCACATGGTCGAGACCCTGAACATCAAGAAGATAATCCCGATAACCGACAGGATAGCGATAACCACCGCTGGAAGCGTCGGCGACGTTCAGGCCCTGGCGAGGATGCTCGAAGCCGAGGCCAGGTACTACCAGTTCACGTGGGGAAGGCCAATGACCGCCAAGGCGATGGCGCATCTGCTCAGCAACATCCTCAACGAGAACAAGTGGTTCCCCTACATGGTGCAGATTATCATAGGCGGCTACGTTGAGGAGCCCACTTTGGCGAACCTCGACCCGCTGGGCGGCCTCATCTTCGACGACTACACGGCGACCGGCTCGGGAAGCCCCTTCGCAATAGCGGTCCTTGAAGAGGGCTTCAGGAAGGACATGAGCATCGAAGAAGCCAAGGAGCTCGCCATCAGGGCCGTCAGAACCGCAGGAAAGCGCGACGTCTACACCGGCAACAGGAAGGTTCAGGTCGTCGTCATAACCAAGGACGGCATGAAGGAGGAGTTCGTCGAGTTCAAGGAGTGA
- the thrC gene encoding threonine synthase — translation MKLRCPLCGREYSEPVQRCECGEPVEFETFHGEPYIGKSVWERFYDFWPVEPVLEFSLGEGDTPLVKSRLGEELGIKLYLKNETVNPTWSFKDRGTFLAMSYALKAGYRTVGTVSTGNMAASVSAYASRFGLKAKILVSESASEEKLKAVGAYGGDVIRVHGDYGRLYFESLKLGEKLGVYFINSDNPFRIEGYKGIAFEIAEEVSPDYVLIPTSSGGLFRGVAKGFIELYESGLIDNLPKLIAVQAEGCSPICRAFHEGEEKVERFENPKTIAKAIANPYPPSGNAVLKLLREFGWECVAVSDEGIRKAQERLAREGLFVQPASATGIAALEKLDLPEGAKVVSILTGSGLRTLKEAQTGKVMECPLEGLEKCLR, via the coding sequence TTGAAACTTAGGTGTCCACTCTGTGGTAGGGAGTACAGTGAGCCAGTCCAAAGATGTGAGTGCGGTGAACCGGTTGAGTTCGAGACATTTCACGGCGAGCCGTACATCGGAAAGAGCGTCTGGGAGCGCTTTTACGACTTCTGGCCCGTTGAGCCCGTGCTGGAGTTCTCCCTCGGCGAGGGCGACACGCCTCTGGTTAAGTCGAGGCTCGGCGAAGAGCTTGGAATAAAGCTCTACCTCAAGAACGAGACCGTGAACCCGACGTGGAGCTTCAAGGACAGGGGCACTTTTCTGGCGATGAGCTACGCACTCAAAGCAGGCTATAGGACAGTTGGAACTGTCTCAACTGGGAACATGGCGGCGAGCGTCTCGGCCTACGCCTCCCGCTTCGGGCTGAAGGCGAAGATTCTCGTCTCAGAGAGCGCTAGCGAAGAGAAGCTGAAGGCTGTCGGCGCTTACGGCGGGGACGTCATCAGGGTTCACGGCGACTACGGAAGGCTCTACTTCGAGAGCCTGAAGCTGGGAGAAAAGCTCGGCGTCTATTTCATCAACTCGGACAACCCCTTCCGAATCGAGGGCTACAAGGGAATAGCCTTTGAGATAGCGGAAGAGGTAAGCCCGGACTACGTTTTAATCCCCACCAGCTCCGGCGGGCTCTTCAGGGGAGTGGCGAAGGGCTTCATCGAGCTTTACGAGAGCGGGCTGATTGATAACTTACCAAAGCTGATTGCGGTCCAGGCGGAGGGTTGTTCGCCGATATGCAGGGCATTCCACGAAGGAGAGGAGAAAGTGGAGCGCTTTGAGAACCCGAAGACGATAGCAAAGGCCATAGCCAATCCCTACCCGCCAAGCGGGAACGCGGTTCTGAAACTCCTCAGGGAGTTTGGCTGGGAGTGCGTTGCCGTTTCGGACGAGGGAATAAGGAAAGCTCAGGAAAGGCTCGCCCGCGAGGGCCTCTTTGTCCAGCCCGCGAGCGCTACGGGAATTGCCGCGCTTGAGAAGCTCGACCTCCCTGAGGGAGCAAAGGTCGTCTCGATTCTCACTGGCTCGGGTTTGAGAACGCTGAAGGAGGCCCAGACCGGAAAGGTAATGGAGTGCCCGCTCGAAGGACTTGAAAAGTGTTTGAGGTGA
- a CDS encoding DODA-type extradiol aromatic ring-opening family dioxygenase translates to MLVGIGLMPHGNPVLEPPDEETERLAEVLRRIGEEFRNVDSYVLISPHNVRMSDHLGVVMAEHLVSWLGFEGKELPGEWKTDRELAEEIYRAEKDAGMPVVDLNFASARGEYSRWPLSWGELIPLQFLEKKPLVLITPSRGVSRETLVRFGEVLGEVLEKDNKKIALIISADHGHGHDENGPYGKVKESEEYDRLIMELINGDRLEELPEVPEELVRKALVDSYWQMLIMLGTMKKAEFELKASAYACPTYFGMAGALWVR, encoded by the coding sequence ATGCTAGTTGGAATCGGCCTGATGCCCCACGGGAACCCGGTTCTTGAGCCGCCCGACGAGGAAACGGAGAGGCTCGCGGAGGTGCTGAGGAGAATCGGCGAGGAGTTCAGGAATGTGGACTCCTACGTTTTGATAAGCCCGCACAACGTGAGGATGAGCGACCACCTCGGCGTGGTTATGGCGGAGCACCTAGTTTCATGGCTCGGCTTCGAGGGGAAGGAACTGCCCGGCGAGTGGAAAACAGACAGGGAGCTGGCTGAGGAAATATACCGCGCCGAGAAGGACGCCGGAATGCCCGTAGTTGACCTGAACTTTGCATCGGCAAGAGGGGAATACTCGCGCTGGCCGCTGAGCTGGGGAGAGCTTATACCACTGCAGTTCCTTGAGAAGAAACCGCTCGTCCTGATAACGCCATCTAGGGGAGTGAGCAGGGAGACCCTCGTAAGGTTCGGTGAAGTCCTCGGCGAAGTCCTCGAAAAAGATAACAAGAAAATCGCCCTGATAATCAGCGCCGACCATGGACACGGACACGACGAAAACGGCCCCTACGGAAAGGTGAAGGAAAGCGAGGAGTACGACAGGTTGATAATGGAGCTGATAAACGGAGACCGCCTTGAGGAGCTCCCAGAGGTTCCCGAGGAGCTCGTTAGGAAGGCCCTCGTGGACAGCTACTGGCAGATGCTTATAATGCTCGGGACTATGAAGAAAGCGGAGTTCGAGCTGAAAGCTTCGGCGTACGCCTGTCCGACCTACTTCGGCATGGCAGGGGCGCTGTGGG